One Solirubrobacter pauli DNA segment encodes these proteins:
- a CDS encoding YtoQ family protein — translation MNWQVYLSGEIHTDWRDRIAQGTAAAGLDLRLTAPVTDHAASDAAGTAVLGEQERPFWNDHLGAGVNAIRTRTLIERADVVVVRFGEQYRQWNAAFDAGYAAALGKPLITLHPPEHDHALKEVDRAALAVAREPEQVVEILRYVLAA, via the coding sequence ATGAACTGGCAGGTCTACCTCTCGGGCGAGATCCACACGGACTGGCGCGACCGCATCGCGCAGGGCACGGCGGCCGCCGGCCTCGACCTTCGGCTCACCGCGCCGGTGACCGACCACGCCGCCTCCGACGCGGCGGGCACGGCGGTCCTGGGGGAGCAGGAGCGTCCGTTCTGGAACGACCACCTCGGCGCCGGCGTCAACGCGATCCGCACGCGGACCCTGATCGAGCGCGCCGACGTCGTGGTCGTCCGGTTCGGGGAGCAGTACCGCCAGTGGAACGCCGCGTTCGACGCCGGGTACGCCGCTGCGCTGGGCAAGCCGCTGATCACGCTGCACCCACCGGAGCACGACCACGCGCTCAAGGAGGTCGACCGCGCCGCGCTGGCGGTGGCCCGCGAGCCCGAGCAGGTGGTCGAGATCCTGCGCTACGTCCTCGCTGCGTGA
- a CDS encoding universal stress protein, producing the protein MSTILIGVDASERSEDAIAFARQLADATGAQLVIANAYPYSDLPSRAASTAFREALRDESLTLVREMRTRLDGLPEQRSTVKIAANTSPAHALHAMAEAEDAALLVVGSSHTGRARRVLPGSTGERLIHGSPCAVAVVPKDHRTHAEPIRRVGAAYNGTPEARTAVASAAELARVLDAELVVIGVADADAYGTPALMGGPSVASLRVDVDRHVQERLDTLVAELPNDIRTTSKRLTGDPAELLTAYSEHLDLLVMGSRGYGPLQSVLAGGVSGRVLRAAHCPVIIVPRGVETPLGTLVGDATTTTAA; encoded by the coding sequence GTGAGCACCATCCTCATCGGCGTCGACGCCAGCGAGCGGTCCGAGGACGCCATCGCCTTCGCACGCCAGCTCGCGGACGCCACGGGCGCGCAGCTCGTGATCGCGAACGCGTACCCCTACTCCGACCTGCCCAGCCGCGCGGCGAGCACCGCGTTCCGCGAGGCGCTCCGCGACGAGTCGCTGACGCTCGTGCGGGAGATGCGCACGCGCCTCGACGGGCTGCCCGAGCAGCGTTCGACCGTCAAGATCGCGGCGAACACCTCGCCGGCCCACGCGCTGCACGCGATGGCGGAGGCCGAGGACGCGGCCCTGCTCGTCGTCGGCTCCTCCCACACCGGCCGCGCCCGGCGCGTGCTCCCCGGGAGCACCGGCGAGCGCCTGATCCACGGCTCGCCGTGCGCGGTGGCCGTCGTCCCCAAGGACCACCGCACCCACGCCGAGCCGATCCGCCGCGTCGGCGCGGCCTACAACGGCACACCCGAAGCGCGCACGGCGGTCGCCTCGGCGGCCGAGCTGGCGCGCGTCCTGGACGCCGAGCTCGTCGTGATCGGCGTCGCCGACGCCGACGCGTACGGCACGCCGGCGCTCATGGGCGGCCCGAGCGTCGCCTCGCTGCGGGTCGACGTCGACCGGCACGTGCAGGAGCGCCTCGACACGCTCGTCGCCGAGCTGCCGAACGACATCAGGACGACCAGCAAGCGCCTCACAGGCGACCCGGCCGAGTTGCTGACGGCCTACAGCGAGCACCTCGACCTGCTCGTCATGGGCTCCCGCGGCTACGGGCCGCTGCAGTCCGTGCTCGCCGGCGGCGTCAGCGGCCGCGTGCTGCGCGCCGCCCACTGCCCGGTGATCATCGTGCCGCGTGGCGTCGAGACGCCGCTCGGCACCCTCGTCGGCGACGCCACGACGACGACGGCCGCGTGA
- a CDS encoding glycosyltransferase, which translates to MRILVTTTGSPGHVGPLLPFLDAIRAAGGETLVATRSSLAHTVAAHGYAAWPVGEARAAERAAAFAAARGLSSAAANEHALTEVFAGLDARAALAGTFDAIAGWRPDVVLSEASEFAGRVAAAHVGLPFVKLSITQYAVEHDVLPATDAALARLRATHGLRAAGGARSAQFTLLPPLLERPGQPGPPGLQRFREREAPSAGRSRRSGTDPLVYLTFGTAAPQMGCFPERYRSAIDALALLPIQLLVTTGRDRDPGELGATPANVQVRRWADHAEVLGRASAVVCHGGTGTVRGALAAGVPLVITPMFADQLDNAVRVHALGAGVHVQHGQTGLADAVRAVLGDRRYADRAATVAADIRALPTVDRAASVLRGWAARAAA; encoded by the coding sequence GTGCGCATCCTCGTCACCACCACCGGGTCGCCCGGTCACGTCGGCCCGCTGCTCCCGTTCCTCGACGCGATCCGTGCCGCCGGCGGCGAGACGCTCGTGGCCACCCGGTCCTCGCTGGCCCACACGGTCGCCGCGCACGGGTACGCGGCATGGCCGGTGGGGGAGGCCCGGGCCGCGGAGCGCGCCGCGGCGTTCGCGGCCGCGCGCGGGCTGTCGAGCGCGGCGGCGAACGAGCATGCGCTGACGGAGGTGTTCGCCGGGCTCGACGCACGGGCCGCGCTCGCGGGCACGTTCGACGCGATCGCCGGTTGGCGGCCCGACGTGGTCCTGTCGGAGGCGAGCGAGTTCGCCGGCCGCGTGGCGGCCGCCCACGTCGGGCTGCCGTTCGTGAAGCTCTCGATCACGCAGTACGCGGTCGAGCACGACGTCCTTCCGGCGACCGACGCCGCGCTCGCCCGGTTGCGTGCCACCCACGGGCTGCGGGCAGCCGGCGGTGCTCGCTCCGCGCAGTTCACGCTGCTGCCGCCGCTGCTCGAGCGACCGGGCCAGCCCGGTCCGCCCGGCCTCCAGCGCTTCCGGGAGCGTGAAGCCCCGTCGGCCGGGAGGAGCCGCCGGTCGGGCACCGATCCGCTCGTGTACCTCACGTTCGGCACGGCGGCGCCGCAGATGGGCTGCTTCCCGGAGCGCTACCGGTCGGCGATCGACGCGCTCGCGCTGTTGCCGATCCAGCTGCTCGTGACCACCGGCCGCGACCGCGATCCCGGGGAGCTCGGAGCCACGCCCGCGAACGTGCAGGTACGGCGCTGGGCCGATCACGCGGAGGTGCTGGGCCGGGCGTCGGCGGTCGTCTGCCACGGCGGGACCGGGACGGTGCGTGGCGCGCTCGCCGCGGGCGTGCCGCTCGTGATCACGCCGATGTTCGCCGACCAGCTCGACAACGCCGTGCGCGTCCACGCGCTCGGGGCCGGCGTGCACGTCCAGCACGGGCAGACCGGACTGGCGGACGCCGTGCGGGCGGTGCTCGGCGACCGGCGGTACGCGGACCGCGCCGCGACCGTGGCGGCCGACATCCGGGCGCTGCCGACGGTCGACCGGGCCGCGTCGGTCCTGCGCGGCTGGGCCGCACGCGCCGCCGCGTGA
- a CDS encoding DUF2188 domain-containing protein, whose amino-acid sequence MLLLHVEPRAHEWIVRRDGADAPLSEHPDASAATRAACACAFTMAADASVLVHDRYHRVHEERPRRLNHEVRARR is encoded by the coding sequence ATGCTGCTGTTGCACGTCGAACCCCGAGCGCACGAGTGGATCGTGCGGCGCGACGGCGCGGACGCGCCGCTGTCGGAGCATCCCGACGCGAGTGCCGCGACCCGCGCCGCCTGCGCCTGCGCCTTCACGATGGCGGCCGACGCGTCCGTCCTCGTGCACGACCGCTACCACCGCGTGCACGAGGAGCGCCCGCGCCGCCTCAACCACGAAGTGCGCGCAAGGCGTTGA
- a CDS encoding VOC family protein, whose amino-acid sequence MTLLRMDNVLVVVEDLEGAMAFFEELGMEVEGQTQVEGPWADKVVGLEGVRADIVMLRTPDGHGRVELSRFHHPPAVRVGQEDAPSNALGLRRIMFLVEGLDDVVARLRAHGAELVDEIAQYEDRYRLCFVRGPEGIVVGLSERLS is encoded by the coding sequence ATGACGCTGCTGCGGATGGACAACGTGCTGGTCGTCGTCGAGGACCTCGAAGGGGCGATGGCGTTCTTCGAGGAGCTCGGGATGGAGGTCGAGGGCCAGACGCAGGTGGAAGGGCCCTGGGCGGACAAGGTCGTCGGCCTCGAGGGCGTCCGCGCCGACATCGTCATGCTGCGCACGCCGGACGGCCACGGACGGGTGGAGCTGTCGCGGTTCCACCACCCGCCGGCGGTCCGGGTCGGGCAGGAGGACGCGCCGTCGAACGCGCTCGGGCTCCGCCGCATCATGTTCCTCGTCGAAGGCCTGGACGACGTGGTCGCGCGCCTGCGCGCGCACGGGGCCGAGCTCGTGGACGAGATCGCGCAGTACGAGGACCGGTACCGGCTGTGCTTCGTGCGTGGGCCCGAGGGGATCGTCGTCGGACTGTCCGAGCGGCTCTCCTGA
- a CDS encoding LysR family transcriptional regulator codes for MLDVTRLRVLDAVARHGTVTAAARALDYSQSSVSHHLARLEAETGAKLLQRAGRGVRLTQAGQLLAGRAAEIIGRLDAADAELAAHVGLTAGRVRLAGFASAIGALVLPAAAELAREHPGLEVSSIDTHPPEALTLLRTGRVEVALVFRYDDAEDELPGIRLRHLLDDPMHVIADRAVEGLADLRGATWVAGCPRCRGHLLALCEHAGFEPRIGFESDDIALIQSLVAAGLCVATLPGLALRAHHADGVVATRLPGLPRRVYAATYGEPPDPPAVAALLTALGTAAATAAG; via the coding sequence ATGCTGGACGTCACGCGGCTGCGCGTGCTCGACGCGGTCGCCCGCCATGGGACCGTCACCGCCGCGGCGCGCGCGCTGGACTACTCGCAGTCGTCGGTCAGCCACCACCTGGCACGGCTCGAGGCCGAGACCGGCGCGAAGCTACTGCAGCGGGCCGGACGCGGAGTCCGGCTGACCCAGGCCGGGCAGCTGCTGGCCGGCCGGGCGGCGGAGATCATCGGCCGCCTCGACGCGGCCGACGCGGAGCTCGCCGCGCACGTCGGCCTGACCGCCGGACGGGTCCGCCTGGCCGGCTTCGCCTCCGCGATCGGGGCGCTGGTGCTGCCCGCCGCGGCGGAGCTCGCACGGGAGCACCCTGGGCTGGAGGTCAGCTCGATCGACACCCACCCGCCCGAGGCGCTGACGCTGCTGCGGACCGGCCGTGTCGAGGTGGCGCTCGTGTTCCGCTACGACGACGCCGAGGACGAGCTGCCCGGGATCCGCCTGCGCCACCTGCTCGACGACCCGATGCACGTCATCGCCGACCGCGCCGTCGAAGGCCTCGCCGATCTCCGCGGCGCGACCTGGGTCGCGGGCTGCCCGCGCTGTCGCGGCCACCTGCTCGCGCTCTGCGAGCACGCGGGCTTCGAGCCGCGCATCGGCTTCGAGTCCGACGACATCGCGCTGATCCAGTCGCTCGTCGCCGCGGGCCTGTGCGTGGCGACGCTGCCCGGCCTCGCCCTGCGCGCCCATCACGCCGACGGCGTCGTCGCCACCCGGCTGCCCGGCCTGCCGCGCCGCGTGTACGCGGCGACCTACGGCGAGCCGCCCGACCCGCCCGCGGTCGCCGCGCTGCTCACCGCGCTGGGCACGGCGGCCGCGACGGCCGCCGGCTGA